A genomic segment from Candidatus Pacearchaeota archaeon encodes:
- a CDS encoding nucleotidyltransferase domain-containing protein, whose amino-acid sequence MVNKYKQKLTLLQQEILSLLFRKTGLSLNQRQIAKHLGVSQTGITKALPLLEKLNYIKVKKDKETGRWSIELNRNNKRVWQLKRVENLKNIYETGFFDFLEKEFPGTTIILFGSYSRGDDTINSDVDIAIIGAKRKEIDLSSYEKFFERKINLNFYSSFSEIHKNLKENLANGILLAGGFEL is encoded by the coding sequence ATGGTTAATAAATATAAACAAAAGTTAACATTATTACAACAAGAAATTTTGTCTTTGTTGTTTAGAAAAACAGGATTGTCTTTAAATCAGAGACAAATAGCAAAACATTTAGGAGTTAGCCAGACAGGTATAACAAAAGCATTGCCTTTACTTGAAAAACTTAATTATATTAAAGTCAAGAAGGATAAGGAAACAGGTAGATGGTCAATAGAACTAAATAGAAACAATAAAAGAGTTTGGCAGTTAAAAAGAGTGGAGAACTTAAAAAATATTTACGAAACAGGTTTTTTTGATTTTTTAGAAAAAGAATTTCCTGGAACAACAATAATTTTGTTTGGTAGCTATTCACGAGGAGACGACACAATAAATTCAGATGTTGATATTGCTATTATCGGAGCAAAGAGAAAAGAAATTGATTTATCATCCTATGAAAAATTTTTTGAAAGAAAAATAAATCTTAATTTCTACAGCTCTTTTTCAGAAATTCATAAAAATCTAAAGGAAAATCTTGCAAATGGAATATTACTAGCAGGGGGATTTGAATTATGA
- a CDS encoding ribosome assembly factor SBDS translates to MATNVEARIKIKGKNFEILVDLDKALQLRKGINVSIENILAIDEIFYDVKKGLKVSKADLQNYFSTDNVREAAKKIILEGEIQLPSEYKAKMVDEKMKQIIDFIARNAIDPTTNKPHSLTRIEDAIKKIGIKIDNKPVQEQIPRVLEELRKILPLRIETKKIKLRIPAIYTGQVYNLIKEYKEKEEWLNNGDLEVIVNIPAGLQIEFYDKINHVCHGNVISQEIKE, encoded by the coding sequence ATGGCCACTAATGTAGAAGCTCGGATTAAAATTAAAGGAAAGAACTTTGAAATTTTAGTAGATTTAGATAAAGCTTTACAATTAAGAAAAGGAATAAATGTTTCTATAGAAAATATCCTTGCTATAGATGAAATTTTTTATGATGTAAAAAAAGGATTAAAAGTTTCAAAAGCAGATTTGCAAAATTATTTTTCTACAGATAATGTAAGAGAAGCTGCTAAAAAAATAATTCTTGAAGGAGAAATACAATTGCCTTCAGAATATAAAGCAAAAATGGTTGATGAAAAAATGAAACAAATAATTGATTTCATAGCAAGAAATGCTATAGATCCTACTACAAATAAACCACATTCTTTAACAAGAATAGAAGATGCTATTAAGAAGATAGGAATAAAAATAGATAACAAACCAGTACAAGAGCAAATTCCTAGAGTTTTAGAAGAATTAAGAAAAATTTTACCTTTAAGAATAGAAACTAAAAAAATAAAATTAAGAATTCCTGCAATTTATACAGGTCAAGTTTATAATTTAATTAAAGAGTATAAAGAAAAAGAAGAATGGTTAAATAACGGAGACTTAGAAGTAATAGTTAATATACCAGCAGGATTACAAATAGAGTTTTATGATAAAATAAATCATGTTTGTCATGGAAATGTAATAAGCCAAGAAATAAAAGAATAA
- a CDS encoding nucleotidyltransferase domain-containing protein, which translates to MLEIFNTLKPFFEDCYRRINVREYARIQKISPPTASKILEKLHKEGLLKKEKENLYNYYFANKDSEFFIELLRIYWKRILEDSGLLEELEKNLLNPIVYLFGSLSKAEVKGDSDIDLAIFTPKKKEINLEKFEKLLKRKIQIFVFKDMKDVKNEELLKNILNGFKIKGSW; encoded by the coding sequence ATGTTAGAAATATTTAACACTTTAAAGCCTTTCTTTGAAGATTGTTATAGACGTATTAATGTTCGCGAATATGCAAGAATCCAAAAAATAAGCCCGCCGACAGCTTCAAAGATTCTTGAAAAATTGCATAAAGAAGGTTTGCTCAAAAAAGAAAAAGAGAATCTTTATAATTATTATTTCGCAAATAAAGATTCCGAGTTTTTTATCGAGCTTTTAAGAATTTATTGGAAAAGAATATTAGAAGATTCAGGATTATTAGAAGAACTAGAAAAAAACCTGCTAAATCCTATAGTTTATCTTTTTGGTTCTTTATCAAAAGCAGAAGTTAAAGGTGATTCTGACATTGATTTAGCAATTTTTACACCAAAGAAAAAAGAAATTAATCTTGAAAAATTTGAAAAACTTCTAAAAAGGAAAATACAGATTTTTGTTTTTAAGGATATGAAAGATGTGAAAAACGAAGAATTGCTTAAAAACATATTAAATGGA
- a CDS encoding archaeal proteasome endopeptidase complex subunit alpha produces MEIQGDMHNQIMGYDRTSTMFSPDGHLLQVEYAEKTVRLGSASIGMICKDGVLIVSDKRIKDKLIADNSASKIYEIDTNIMATAAGILSDARVLIERARLIAQQNRVTYNESIEVESVMREIANIKQAYSQYGGARPFGVSIMIAGISKSKGKIFVSDVTGNYLSYKATAIGENDEKIKEELRKEYNENLKIEDGIKIALKIFKKVLEKNFDISRIEAAYIKLDEKKIKRLKEEELKKLVKI; encoded by the coding sequence ATGGAAATACAAGGAGATATGCATAATCAAATTATGGGTTATGATAGAACATCTACTATGTTTTCTCCAGATGGGCATTTATTACAAGTAGAATATGCTGAAAAAACCGTAAGATTAGGTTCTGCTTCTATAGGAATGATATGCAAAGATGGTGTTCTTATAGTTTCTGATAAGAGAATTAAAGATAAGTTAATAGCAGATAACTCTGCATCAAAAATTTATGAGATAGACACAAATATTATGGCTACAGCAGCAGGAATTCTATCAGATGCAAGAGTTTTAATAGAAAGAGCAAGATTAATAGCACAACAAAATCGTGTAACTTATAATGAAAGCATAGAAGTAGAAAGTGTAATGAGAGAAATAGCAAACATAAAACAAGCATATTCACAATATGGTGGTGCTAGACCATTTGGAGTTTCTATAATGATTGCCGGAATATCAAAAAGCAAAGGAAAAATATTTGTTTCAGATGTAACAGGAAATTATCTTTCTTATAAAGCAACTGCAATAGGAGAAAATGATGAAAAAATAAAAGAAGAATTAAGAAAAGAGTATAACGAGAATTTAAAAATAGAAGATGGTATAAAAATCGCATTAAAAATATTTAAAAAGGTATTAGAAAAAAATTTTGATATATCAAGAATAGAAGCTGCTTATATTAAATTAGATGAGAAAAAAATTAAAAGATTAAAAGAAGAAGAATTAAAAAAACTAGTAAAAATCTAA